A region of the Arsenicicoccus dermatophilus genome:
CGAGGGTGAGGAGGAGACCGCGAGCCACATCGAGGAGTGGGTCGCCGCCAACCCCGAGATGGTCAGGAGCGACGCCTTCATCATCTGCGACTCCGGCCCCGCCAAGGTCGGCGTGCCCTCCATCACCACGGGCCTGCGCGGCGACGTCGCCACCACCGTCACCCTCACCACGCTCGACAACGCCGTCCACTCCGGCCTGTTCGGCGGCGCTGCCCCCGATGCCCTGGTCGGCATGATCCAGCTGCTGTCGACGATGCACGACACGGACGGCAACACGATCATCGAGGGCCTGCACTCCTTCGAGTGGCAGGGCGCCGAGGTGTCCGAGGCCGACCTCGCCGCCTCCGCCGGCGTCAAGGAGGGCATCGGCCTGCAGGGCACCGGGCCGGTCGCCTCCCGCCTGTGGTCGCGTCCCTCCGCCACCGTCATCGGCCTGGACATGGTCCCGGTCGACCAGTGCTCCAACGCCCTCGTCCCCTCCGTGCGCGCCCGCATCTCCGTGCGCATCGCCCCCGGCGCCGACATGCAGCACGAGCTCGACGTCGTCAAGGAGCACCTGCGCAAGCACGCGCCCTACGGCGCCACCCTGGAGTTCAGCGACGACAAGATGGGTTCGCCCTTCCAGGGCGACTCCTCGGGCCCGATCACGGCCACCGCGCTCAAGGCCCTCGAGGAGGTCTACGGCACCGCCTCCGCCCAGGTCGGTTCCGGCGGGTCCATCCCGCTGGTCACCGAGCTGCTGCACGCCTCCCCCGGCTCCGAGGCCATCCTGTGGGGCCCCGAGGACGAGGAGAAGGCCAAGATCCACGGCCCCGACGAGTCCGTCGACCCCGCCGAGATCGAGCGCATCATGCTCACCCAGATCCGATTCCTGACCGAGATGGGCAACCGCGCCTGAGGCGTGGTCGACCCGCCTGTCGGCATACACCCGACGCATGCCCCCGGCCCGTTAAGGTCGGGGGCATGCGTCTGCCCCTGTTCCTGCTGCTCGACCTGGTCCTCGTCGTGGTCTTCTCGGCGCTGGGGCGTCGCTCGCACGCCGAGGCGGTCTCCCTCGCCGGTCTGCTCACGACGGCCTGGCCCTTCCTGGTGGGGGTGCTCGTGGGCTGGGCCGGGGTCCTGGCCTCCCGGCTGCCCGCGACCTCGCTGCGCGGCGGCCTGCCGATCTGGCTGACCACGGTCGTCGTGGGGATGCTGCTGCGCGTGCTCACCGGGGCCGGGACGGCATTCGCCTTCGTCCTGGTCGCATTCACCGTCCTCGCGATCTTCCTGCTGCTGCCCCGCCTCATCGCCCAGCGCAGCCACCACCACCCGCCGGTCCCGCCCCACCCGCACCACTGAATCCGCTTGGCACGTCGAGATTCTCGCCCCTCGGGCCGTAGCCTCCGATCGGCCTCGGGGGCCGGGGGACACATGCGACGCCACGCTGCCGGCACGGTGCTGACCACGGCGGCCGCGCTCGTCCTGCTGGGGGCCTCGTGCACCAGCCACCTGCGCCGCGCCCAGCACCAGGACCGTCGGCAGTCCGGACGCGAGCGGGTGGCCCGCGGGCAGCGGTCCGGGCCAGGCGGCCCCCACCTTCGCCGGGTGGCAGGTGCGATCGCCGGAGACCCGTCGCGTGGCGGTCACGAGCGCGGCGGCCCGTGCCAGGGACCTGACCCGCAGCCCGCCGGCCAAGGCTTCCTTCCGGCCGGGCTCCTCAGCTGCGGACCAGGCTGCGCAGCTCGGCGATCCGCTCCCCGCGTCGACCCGAGATGCGGGCCCAGTCGTCGGGATTCGTGGTGTTGGGCAGGTCCTCGTTCTCGCGCAGCTCGTCGTCGTACGCCGCCAGGAGATGCTCCAGGCGCAGCCCCCGCTCCCCGGTGGCCAGCAGCGCCTTGATGGCCGCGGTCTTGGCGCGGGCCACGACGTTCTGGATGATGGCACCGCTGACGAAGTCGCTGAAGTACAGCACCTCGCGCGTCCCCGAGACGTAGGTCGCCTCGAGATAGCGGTTGGCCTCGGTCCGGGCGAACATCCGCTCCAGCACGGCGTCGATCAGGTCGGCCACGGTCTCGGCGGGGTCCCCGTCGTGCTCGGCGAGCTCGTCGGCGTGCAGGGGCACGTCGGTGGTGAGGTACTTCGCCAGGATCTCGCGGGCACCGCGCTCGTCGGGCCGCTCGATCTTGATCTTCACGTCCAGGCGCCCAGGACGCAGGATCGCGGGGTCGATCATGTCCTCGCGGTTGGAGGCGCCGATCACGACGACGTTGTCGAGCCGCTCCACGCCGTCGATCTCGGCGAGCAGCTGCGGCACGATGGTGGTCTCCACGTCGGAGGAGACGCCCGACCCGCGGGTGCGGAAGAGCGAGTCCATCTCGTCGAAGAACACCACCACCGGAGTCCCCTCGCCGGCCTTCTCCCGGGCCCGCTCGAAGATCAGCCGGATGTGCCGCTCGGTCTCGCCGACATACTTGTTGAGCAGCTCGGGGCCCTTGATGTTGAGGAAGTAGCTCTTGGGGGTCTCCCCGTCTCGCTCCCCCGGGGCTGCGCCGTCGCGGGCGGCCACCTGGCGGGCCAGGGAGGCCGCGACGGCCTTGGCGATGAGCGTCTTGCCGCATCCGGGCGGGCCGTAGAGCAGCACGCCCTTCGGCGGCTTGAGCTGGTGCTCGCGATAGAGCTCGGGGTGCAGGAAGGGCATCTCGACGGCGTCGCGGATCTGCTGGATCTGCGGCTCCAGTCCGCCGATGTCGGCGTAGGAGATGTCGGGGACCTCCTCCAGCAGCAGCTCGGAGACCTCGGCGTGCGGGACCACCTCGGTGACGAACCCGCTGCGGCCGTCGAGCAGGACGGCGTCGCCCGGCCGCAGCCGGACCTCGGCGAGGGACCCGGCGACCCGGGCCACCCGCTCCTCGTCGTTGCGCAGCAGCACCACGACCCGGTGCTCGCCGAGCCGCTCCTTGACCAGGACCACCTCGCCGGCGTCCTCGTAGTCCGCGAGTCCCACGACGACCAGCGCCTCGTTGAGCCGCACCTCGCGGCCCGGTGCCAGCGCGGCGAAGGGCAGCTCGCCGGAGACCGCGACCCGCATCTTGCGGCCGCCGGTCTGCAGGTCCACGCTGCGGTCGTCGGGATGGGTGCGCAGCACCACGCCGTACGTCGACGGCGGAGCCGCGATCCGGTCGATCTCCTCGCGCAGCCCGGTGATCTGGTCGCGAGCCGCCTTGAGGGTGGCGGTGAGCCGGTCGTTGGCCTGGCCGAGCGCGCCGTTGGCGGTCCGCAGGGCCGACAGCTGGGTGGTCAGCTCCCGGATGCGGGCGGCGTGCTGCTCGCCGGTCGGGTCATAGCTCATCGCGCGGCTCCCGCCCCTGGTCGTCCTGCGGGTCGGGTATGACGCGGCCGTGCTCGTCGCGCGGCTTCGGGGCCATGTCCGGCGGCGGTGCCTCGCCGGTGACCGAGCGCCGGACCCGTCGCAGCCGCTTGTCGCTGACGACCCGCTCGCCGACCTCCTCGGGGGTCCACTCGTGGTCCCGCTCGACGCCGAAGGGCTGCTCGTCGGGGTCCTCCGGGCCCTTGGCCGGGCGCCGCTTGCGCAGCGGCGCGGTGATGCCGGGCGCGAGTCGGCGCGTGGTGATCAGGAAGCCGGTGTGCCCGTGCATCCGATGCACCGGGCGGACGGCGAGTCCCTCGAGGTGCCAGTCCCGCTCGATCGTCTCCCAGGCGTGCGGCTCGGTGAAGCCGCCGTGCTCCTTGCAGCCCTCGGCGACGCGCGACAGCTGGGTGGCGGTGGCGACGTAGCAGATCAGCAGCCCGCCCGGGGCGAGCGCGTCGGCGACGGCCTCCAGGCACTCCCAAGGGGCGAGCATGTCCAGGACCACGCGGTCCACGGTCCCGGCCGCGCAGGTCTGCGGGAGCATGTCGACCAGGTCGCCGACGGTGACGGTCCATGCCGGGTGGTCGCCGCCGAAGAACTGCCGGGCGTTGCCCCGGGCGATCTCCGCGAAGTCCGGCCGTCGCTCGAAGGAGTGCAGCCGGCCGTGCTCCCCGACGGCGCGCAGCAGGGACATCGACAGCGCCCCGGAGCCGACGCCGGCCTCGACGACGGTGGCGCCGGGGAAGATGTCGGCATACTGCACGATCTGCCCGGCGTCCTTGGGATAGACGACGGCGGCGCCGCGCGGCATCGACATGACGTAGTCCGACAGCAGTGGCCGCAGCGCCAGGAACTCCTCGCCCACGGTGTTCTTGACGGTCGACCCGTCGGGCAGCCCGATCAGCCCGTCGTGCCAGATGCGGCCGCGGTGGGTGTCGAAGGCCGCGCCCTCCTCGAGGGTGATGGTGTGCCTGCGGCCGCGGGCGTCGGTGAGCTGGACCCGCTCGCCCGTCCGGAAGGGGCCGCGTCGGCCGGCGGCGCCGGTGACCTCGGGGGCGTCGACGGCAGGGGGCGCGGGGGCGGGTATGGCGGTGGGGTGCTCGGTCATGGTGGGGCCAGTCTAGTGACGCAGACGTCAGCCCCGGCGGGGTGTCTGAGGACCACCTGCCGGGGCCGACGTCGGGGGCCGGGACCGGTCAGGTCACAGGCCGGCGTTCTGACGGATCCAGTCGCGGTTGCGCGCGACGCTGCCGGCGTAGCCGATGTTGAGCTTCGGCTCGACGGTGGAGACGACGCCGATCTGGCGCCCCTCCTTGTCGGTCACGGGAGCGCCGGAGTCGCCGGGACGCCACATGGCTCCGCCGGGGCCGGCCTTGGTCGTGACGGCCGGTCCGCCCCGGTAGTCGTTGCCGGAGAGCCCGGAGACGACCAGATCACCCTCGTTGAGGATGGAGTTCTTCTGCCGGTTGGCGTCGTCGGTGGTGTAGCCGAAGCCGCGGACCAGGGCAGGGTCACCGATGGCCGGGTCCTTGTCCACCAGCGGGATGGGCGTCTCCTGGATGAAAGGCTTCCAGGCGAGCTTGAACAGCACCATGTCGTTCTTGGCGGGGGCGGCCACGATCGGGACCCGGTAGCCCGGGGTCTTCGCGTTGAGCGCGCCGATCTTGACGTTGTACATCCTCAGGTCGGTGGAGAAGCTCGTGCAGTGCGCCGCGGTCAGCGCCCACTCGGTGGAGATGAGGGAGCCGGTGCAGACCAGACCGCCCTTGTACTCGATCGCCAGGGTGCCCTTGGTGGCGGTGGCGGCGCGGCCGTTGATGATCCCCTGGTCGGTCGGGGTCGCGGCCCGGCTGCTCAGCACCTCGAGGCTCTTGGTGCCGGACAGGGTGACCGGGGCGGCGGTGGGAGCCGTGGTCGGCGCAGGCCGGGTGGGTCGTGCGGTCGGGGTGGGCGGGGCCCAGGTCGGGTGGGTCGTCGGGCGTGCGGTGGGCGCGGTGGTGGGGGCCGTCGTGGGCCGGGGCCGGGTGGGTCGTGCGGTCGGGGTGGGCGGGGCCCAGGTCGGGTGGGCCGTCGGGCGTGCGGTGGGCGCGGAGGTCGGGGCCGTCGTGGGCGCCGTGGTGGGGGCCGTGGTCGGCGCCGTGGTGGGGGCCGTCGTGGGCGCCGTGGTCGGCGCCGTGGTGGGGGCCGGGGTAGGGGCGTTCTTGGAGCCGGGCAGTGCACAGCCAGGGGCGCTCAGGTCGAGTGCGCCGGTGGCTGCCACGCACGCCGCGAGCGGAGCGACCTGCTGGGCGTAGGTACGGCCCTTGTCGACGGTCTTGGTGCCGGAGGCGTCGACCTCGCAGGGATTGTTGAGCGTGCACATCTGACCGTCGTCGTTGCCGGTGTTGAACACGCCGACCACGTCACCCTTGGTGGCGTCCACCAGCGGGCTGCCCGACATGCCGTGGTAGCCCTGGCAGGAGGTGCCCAGGCGGATCGAGTCGGTCCAGCGCCAGCGGCCCTCCTCCATCCCAGGGACGAAGCCCTCGACCTTGCAGCCGAAGCTGTGCTTCCAGTACCCGGAGGGGACGACGACGTCGGTGCCGTCGGTGATCTTGGCCGGGCGGACGGCGAGAGCGGCGACGCCGTAGTCGCTCTTGATCTGGGCATAGGTCTTCGTGGCCCGCAGCAGGGCGACGTCGGTGGTCGTGGTGGTCGAGTAGACCAGCCGGTCGAGCGTCAGGGTCCCCTTCTCGGTGGCCTGGGGGCCGGCCAGCACGGTGGCGTCGACCTTGACAGCCTTGTCGACGTGGGCCGAGCCGGGGCTCGGGTCACCGCCGGCCTCGGAGGGGGTGCAGTGACCGTTGGTCAGGACGAGCGCCTGCGCCGTGTCGGGGGTGCCGGGGAACCGGACGATGGAGCCCGAGCAACCACCGATGTCGACGAGCGCGTCGTAGCTGACCTCCTGGGCGGTGGTCGCCACGGTGGGCGTGAGGCCCTCGACCGGTCCGGCCGGGACGGCGGCGGCCAGGGGCATCCCGAGGCCGAAGGCGAGCGCCGTAGCAGCGCCGAGGGTGGGGACGCGCGGGGGGATGCGTCGCATGGTGGAGTCTCCTTGAGCCAGGCTGGTGAGTGGACCCGCGGGGTGGACGGACCCGCTGTCACCCTAGGAGCGCAATCGTGGCTGGACAACGGGCATTAGCCCGTGTGCGGAGAAAGCGGCACGATCCGTGACGGACAGGTATCAGGTGAGGTCACGGTACTGGTGCTTCGGCGCCTCTTCGCCTGAATCTTGATCACCCTGCGCCTCCGTGACCTGCCGAGATCCGTGCCCGGGACGAGCAGCTGTCCTGGCTCGACCTCAGGTGGCACCCAGGGAGCCCCGGAGGGGGACGCTCCCGTCGCCAGGTGCCGCGCGCCCCGGATCAGGCGGTGGCTGCCTGCTCGATCTCGTGAGCGTCCAGCAGGGCCAGCCGCCCTCCTGGGCCGCGCAGCAGCACCACCGCCGCGCCCGTGCGCGCCATCTGTTCGAGCACCTCGGTGGCGCCCACGCCCGGGCGGTGCTCCATCACCCAGCCCGACGGCTGAATGGCGGCCACGGCGGTGAGTGGGGTGACGGCGTGCCGGTCCGGGGGGACGCCGGGCAGCGTGCGCGGGTCCACGACGGCGACGGGGGTTCCCGTGGCGTCGTGGAGCGCCACGGCTTGGGCTCCCTGCGCGAAGGCGGCGATCGCCTCCGACACGGGTGCGTCCGCGGGCAGCAGGGCCGCGGGGTGGGCGAGCGCGTCCAGGCTCACCCGGTCCACCAGGCCGCGGACCCCGGCAGCATGGATCGCCGAGCTCGCGCCCTGCCACAGGAAGCCCCCGAGCAGGGCGCTCCACAGCACGCCCACGAGGTCCAGGTCCTGTCCGTCCAGCAGCGGTACGACGAGGAACCACGCCAGCGACGCCACTGCCAGGACCCGCCCGCACCAGCCGGCGACCCGCAGCCCGGTGGTGCGGTTGCCGGTGATCCGCCATACGAGCGCGTCGAGCACGAAACCGCCGTCGAGCGGGAGGCCGGGCAGGAGGTTGAAGATCGCCACGAAGGCGTTGGCGTAGAACACCGAGCCGACCAGGAGCCGCAGGACGCCGGGGTCGAGCACCCCCATGAGCCACCAGGCGACGACGGCGAGGAGCAGGTTGGCGAACGGACCGGCGAGGGCGACGAGGGCGCTGCGGGCAGGGGTGTTGGCCTCGGCCTGGTAGGTCGTGTGGCCGCCCATGAGGTCCGCGACGATGGCGTGGACCCGGTGGCCGAAGGCCTGGGCGGTGAGGGCGTGTCCGGCCTCGTGCGCCAGGACGGACACGAGGAGCATCAGGGCGTAGGCGAGCGCGAGCAGGTAGGACCCGGCGCCCAGCTCGGGGTAGCGCGGGCCCCAGGTGGCGAGGACGAAGATCGCCAGGATCGGCCAGCTGCGCCCGAGGTAGATCGGGGTGCCGCGCAGGGAGCCCAGACGCCAGCCTGGCGCGGAACCGTCGTCGGCGTCGTCGTGCGGCGGGTGACCGGCGAGGTGAGACATGGTGGCGAGCCTACGGCGCGCAGGGGGTCTGTCGGGGGGAGGTCGTAGGGTCCGTCCCATGGTTGCCGCCCTGTCCCCCAGCCGCGCCTCGGACTTCATGCAGTGCCCGCTGCTCTATCGCTTCCGGGTGATCGACCGGTTGCCCGAGCCGCCGTCGGCCGCGGCGGCACGCGGGACGTTGGTGCACGCGGTGCTGGAGCGGGTCTTCGACGTGCCGGCGCCCGAGCGCACCCTGGAGCACGCCGCGACACTGGTGGCGCCGCAGTGGGAGGCGCTGCTCGCGGAGCGACCCGAGCTGGCCGAGCTGGTGGGCGACGGTGCGGAGGCGGTGGAGCTGACCCGCTGGCTGGCCGACGCGACCCGCCTGGTGGAGCGGTGGTTCACGCTGGAGGACCCGAGCGACCTGGAGCCGGCCGAGCGTGAGCTGTACGTCGAGTGCGACGCCGACGGGCTGCTGCTGCGGGGCTACGTCGACCGGCTCGACGTGGCGCCCAACGGGATGGTGCGGGTCGTGGACTACAAGACGGGCAAGAGCCCCTCGGAGCTGTTCGAGGGCAAGGCGTTGTTCCAGATGAAGTTCTACGCCCTGGTGCTGTGGCGCACCCGGGGCGTGGTGCCCGCGCTGCTGCAGCTGGTCTACCTCGGGGATGGGACGATCTTGCGGTACCAGCCCGACGAGGCCGACCTGCGTGCGACCGAGCGCAAGCTCAAGGCGCTGTGGGAGGCCATCGTGCGGGCGGCCGAGACCGGCGACTGGCGGCCCAACCGGTCGCGGCTGTGCGACTGGTGCGCCCACCAGGCGATCTGCCCCGCCTGGGGCGGCACTCCCCCGCCGGTGCCCGAGGGGGCCGTGGAGCGTGCTCTGAACCCGTCCGCCTCGGCCCCGGTCGCCCGGGACGTGGCCGACGAGGACGACCCCCTGGAGGAGTGACCGCGCAGCGAGGGCTCGGCTCCGGCCCGGGGCGCGGGGCGGAGCCGCGGCTCGCGGAGGCACGGACGCTCTGGTGCCCTGCCGGGCCTGCGGACGGAGGGCGTCGTCGGGTGGCGGTGGTCCTGCAGACGCGGCCGGGCCTGCCGGGTGCGTCTGAGGGGACGTCCCCGCGCTCGTGGCCCACGGCCTCGTGGGGCCCGGGGGCGCCCTCGTTCGGCGTCCCGCCGCGCCTCTTCGGGGCCAGGCCGGCCCCGAAGAGTACGTTTTGGGGTCTCTTCGAACGTGCCACGGGACCAGGCCGGCCCCGAACGAACCGTCGCACGAGGCGAACCGTCGGCGAGCCGGCCCTCTCACCGAGGCCAGCATGCGGGTCGACCGGCTACCGCAGCTGGGCATCCGGCTGCTGGGTGACCGCGTGCTGCAGCACCCCGCCCTGGAGACGACCCATGCGTTGACCCAGCCCGTATGGAGGCACGTCGAGTGCCTCGCCCTGGCCGAGCTCCACGGGGACGCTCTCCTCGCCCGCGGCCGGCATCACCGCCCACTCACCCGTCCCCGTGAGGTGGCTGGAGGCGCTGGAGCGACCCCCGCAGGGTCGCGCTCCACGACCCGGGACGTCAGCGGAAGAGCTGCCAGAGCGCCGCGACCGACTGCCCCTGCATGGTGGGCACGAGGCGCAGGCCCTCCTGCTCGGGGATCGGCACGATGTGCGGGATCCCGATGGTCGGCACGCCCGCCGCGAGCGCGGAGGCGATGCCGGTGTTGGAGTCCTCGATCGCCAGGCACTGCGCCGGATCGACGCCCAGGTGCTCGGCGGCGGTGAGGTAGGCCTCGGGGTGCGGCTTGCCCTCGACGACCATGTCGCCGGTGACGACCACGTCGAAGGTCCCCTCGGGCAGCGCGGCGACGAGCTCGGCGGCGAAGGCCTCGTAGGACATGGTCACGAGTGCCCGCGGCACGCCGAGCTCGCGGGTCTGCAGGAGCAGCTCCTGGGCGCCGGGCCGCCAGGGCACGTGCTCGCGGAACCGGCGGATGACCCCGCCCATGAGGTGCTGGACGATCTCGTCGCGCGCCATGGTGACGGGGCTGTGGGCGCGGATGAAGTCGGCGGACCAGGTGAGGGCCTGACCGACGAGCTGGTGGGCGAGGTCGTCGTCCCAGGTGCCGCCGTAGGACTCGACGAGGGCGGTCTCCTCGATGATCCAGTAGGGCTCGGAGTCGACGAGGGTGCCGTCCATGTCGAAGAGCACGGCGGCGGGCAGGTCCCGCCGGGCGGCGGCGTGGTCGCGGTCGGTCATGTCAGGCCTTGAAGTAGGTGGCGTCGGGGTGGTGGGCGACGAGCGCGTCGGTGGACTGCTCGGGGTGCAGCTGGAGCTCCTCGGAGAGGGTGACGCCGATCCGCTCGGGCTGCAGGAGCCGGACCAGGGTGGCGCGGTCCTCCAGGTCGGGGCAGGCCGGGTAGCCGAAGGAGTAGCGCTCGCCGACATACCGCTGCTTGAGGATGTCCTCGACGTCGGTGGCGTCGGCGCCGTCGATGCCGAGCTCGGCGCGGACCCGGGCGTGCCACAGCTCGGCGAGGGCCTCGGTCAGCTGCACGGACAGTCCGTGCAGCTCGAGGTAGTCGCGGTAGGCGTCCTGCGCGAACAGCTCGGCGGTGGCCTGCGACACCCGGTCGCCCATCGTCACCAGCTGGAAGGTGATGACGTCGGGTCGCCCGTCGGCCTGGACCTGCTCGCGCGGGCGCCAGTAGTCCGCGAGGCACAGCCGCTTGTCGCGTCCCTGGCGCGGGAAGGTGAACCGGGCGATCTCCTCGCCGAGGGCGATGGTGCCGTCGGGGCCGGTGGTGTGGTCGAGGACGACCAGGTCGTTGCCCTCGGACCAGCAGGGGAAGTAGCCGTAGACGACGGCCGGTTGCAGCAGGTCGTCGGTCTTGATCCGGTCGAGCCACATCCGCAGCCGGGGTCGGCCCTCGGTGGCGACGAGCTCGTCGTAGGACGCCCCGTCCTCGCCGCGCGAGGGCTTCAGGCCCCACTGGCCGAGGAAGGTCGCCCGCTCGTCGAGGTAGCCCGCGATCTGGGCGAGCGGGACGCCCTTGACGACGCGGGTGCCCCAGAAGGGCGGCGTGGGCACGGGGACGTCGGCGGCGACGGCGTCGGAGCGGCGGGTGTCGACCTCGGTGGTGCCCTCGGCGTCGTCGTCGGTATGCCGCGCCGCTACGCGGCGGGGACGCAGCGGGGGCAGCGCGTCGGCCAGCGCCACGGCGGGGTCGGCCTTGGCCCGGGCGACGGCGTCCATGAGGCGCAGTCCCTCGAAGGCGTCCCGGGCGTACCGCACCTGTCCGGCATACATCTCGGCGAGGTCCTGCTCGACGTAAGCGCGGGTGAGGGCGGCGCCGCCGAGCAGGACGGGGTAGCGCTCGGCCAGGCCGCGGTCGTTGAGCTCCAGGAGGTTGTCGCGCATGATCACGGTCGACTTCACGAGCAGCCCGCTCATCCCGATGGCGTCGACCTGGTGGTGCTCGGCCTGCTCGATGATCTCGTTGACGGGGATCTTGATCCCGATGTTGACGACGTCGTAGCCGTTGTTGGACAGGATGATGTCGACGAGGTTCTTGCCGATGTCGTGGACGTCGCCCTTGACGGTGGCGAGCAGGACCCGGGCCTTGGCCTCCCGCTTCGCGCCGCCGGCCGCGGCCTCGATGTGCGGCTCGAGGTGGGCGACGGCGGTCTTCATGGTCTCGGCGGACTGCAGCACGAAGGGCAGCTGCATCCTGCCGGAGCCGAAGAGCTCGCCGACGGTCTTCATCCCCTCCAGGAGCATGTCGTTGATGACGGCGAGGGGGGCGTGCCCGGCGGCGAGGGCCTGGTCCAGGTCGTCCTCGAGCCCGTTGCGCTCGCCGTCGACGATGCGCTGGGCGAGGCGCTGCTCCAGCGGCAACGAGGCGAGCGCGGAGGCTCGCTCGGCCTTCAGGGAGGTGGAGTCGACGCCCTCGAAGAGCTCGAGCATCCGGGCGAGCGGGTCGTAGGTGCACTCGGAGGCGCCGGGCTCCCCCGCCCACTCGCGGCGGTCGTGGACCAGGTCCAGGGCGACCTGGAGCTGCTCGGCGGGGATCCGGGAGATGGGCAGGATCTTGGCGGAGTTGACGATGGCGGAGGTGAGGCCGGCCTTGACGCACTCGTCGAGGAAGACCGAGTTGAGGACCACGCGGGCGGCGGGCTTGAGCCCGAAGGACACGTTGGACACACCGAGGGTGGTCTGCACGCCGGGATAGCGGGTGGTCAGCTCCCGGATCGCCTCGATCGTCTCGACGGCGTCGCGGCGGGTCTCCTCCTGCCCGGTGGCGACGGGGAAGGTCAGGCAGTCCACGACGATGTCCTCGACGTGCATGCCATGGTCGCGGGTGAGCGTGTCGATCAGGCGGCTGCCGACCGCGACCTTGTGCTCGCGGGTGCGGGCCTGGCCCTGCTCGTCGATGGTCAGGGCGACCACGGCGGCGCCGTGCTCGCGGGCCAGGCGGGTCATCCGGTCCCAGCGGGAGCCGGGGCCGTCGCCGTCCTCGAAGTTGACCGAGTTGATGACCGCGCGGCCGCCGAGGCGCTCCAGCCCGGCCTCGACCACGGCGGGCTCGGTGGAGTCCAGGACGAGCGGCAGCGTGGACGCGGTGGCCAGCCGGGAGACCACCTCGGCCATGTCGGCGGCGCCGTCGCGCCCGACGTAGTCCACGCAGACGTCCAGCAGGTGCGCGCCGTCGCGCGTCTGCTCGCGGGCGATCTCCACGCAGTCGTCCCACCGCTCGGCGAGCATCGCCTCGCGGAAGGCCTTGGAGCCGTTGGCGTTGGTGCGCTCCCCGATGGACAGGAAGGACGTGTCCTGGCGGAAGGGCACGGGGGCGTAGAGCGAGGCGACGCCCGGCTCGGGCCGCGGGGTGCGCGCGGTGACCGGGGCACCGCCCACGGCGGCCGCGATGGCGCGCAGGTGCTCGGGGGTGGTCCCGCAGCAGCCGCCGACGAGGTTGACGCCATACGTCCCGACGAAGCCGCGGTGAGCGGCGGCCAGCTCGTCCGGGCCGAGGGGATAGACCGCGCCGTCCTTGCCGAGCTGCGGCAGCCCGGCGTTGGGCATCACCGTGATCGGGATCCGCGACTGCTGCGCCAGCACCCGCAGGTGCTCGCTCATCTCGGCCGGACCGGTGGCGCAGTTCAGCCCGATCCCGTCGATGCCCAGCGCCTCGAGCGCCACCAGCGCGGCGCCGATCTCCGAGCCGAGCAGCATGGTGCCGGTGGTCTCCACGGTGACCGACACCAGGACGGGCAGAGTCTCCCCTGCCGCCGCCAGGGCGCGCCGGGCCCCCACGACCGCGGCCTTGGCCTGCAGCAGGTCCTGCACGGTCTCCACGAGCAGCACGTCGGCGCCGCCGTCGACCAGCCCCCGCGCGCACTCCTGGTAGGCGTCGCGCAGGGTCGCGTAGGCCACGTGCCCCAGG
Encoded here:
- a CDS encoding trypsin-like peptidase domain-containing protein, whose product is MRRIPPRVPTLGAATALAFGLGMPLAAAVPAGPVEGLTPTVATTAQEVSYDALVDIGGCSGSIVRFPGTPDTAQALVLTNGHCTPSEAGGDPSPGSAHVDKAVKVDATVLAGPQATEKGTLTLDRLVYSTTTTTDVALLRATKTYAQIKSDYGVAALAVRPAKITDGTDVVVPSGYWKHSFGCKVEGFVPGMEEGRWRWTDSIRLGTSCQGYHGMSGSPLVDATKGDVVGVFNTGNDDGQMCTLNNPCEVDASGTKTVDKGRTYAQQVAPLAACVAATGALDLSAPGCALPGSKNAPTPAPTTAPTTAPTTAPTTAPTTAPTTAPTTAPTSAPTARPTAHPTWAPPTPTARPTRPRPTTAPTTAPTARPTTHPTWAPPTPTARPTRPAPTTAPTAAPVTLSGTKSLEVLSSRAATPTDQGIINGRAATATKGTLAIEYKGGLVCTGSLISTEWALTAAHCTSFSTDLRMYNVKIGALNAKTPGYRVPIVAAPAKNDMVLFKLAWKPFIQETPIPLVDKDPAIGDPALVRGFGYTTDDANRQKNSILNEGDLVVSGLSGNDYRGGPAVTTKAGPGGAMWRPGDSGAPVTDKEGRQIGVVSTVEPKLNIGYAGSVARNRDWIRQNAGL
- the arc gene encoding proteasome ATPase encodes the protein MSYDPTGEQHAARIRELTTQLSALRTANGALGQANDRLTATLKAARDQITGLREEIDRIAAPPSTYGVVLRTHPDDRSVDLQTGGRKMRVAVSGELPFAALAPGREVRLNEALVVVGLADYEDAGEVVLVKERLGEHRVVVLLRNDEERVARVAGSLAEVRLRPGDAVLLDGRSGFVTEVVPHAEVSELLLEEVPDISYADIGGLEPQIQQIRDAVEMPFLHPELYREHQLKPPKGVLLYGPPGCGKTLIAKAVAASLARQVAARDGAAPGERDGETPKSYFLNIKGPELLNKYVGETERHIRLIFERAREKAGEGTPVVVFFDEMDSLFRTRGSGVSSDVETTIVPQLLAEIDGVERLDNVVVIGASNREDMIDPAILRPGRLDVKIKIERPDERGAREILAKYLTTDVPLHADELAEHDGDPAETVADLIDAVLERMFARTEANRYLEATYVSGTREVLYFSDFVSGAIIQNVVARAKTAAIKALLATGERGLRLEHLLAAYDDELRENEDLPNTTNPDDWARISGRRGERIAELRSLVRS
- a CDS encoding tRNA (adenine-N1)-methyltransferase is translated as MTEHPTAIPAPAPPAVDAPEVTGAAGRRGPFRTGERVQLTDARGRRHTITLEEGAAFDTHRGRIWHDGLIGLPDGSTVKNTVGEEFLALRPLLSDYVMSMPRGAAVVYPKDAGQIVQYADIFPGATVVEAGVGSGALSMSLLRAVGEHGRLHSFERRPDFAEIARGNARQFFGGDHPAWTVTVGDLVDMLPQTCAAGTVDRVVLDMLAPWECLEAVADALAPGGLLICYVATATQLSRVAEGCKEHGGFTEPHAWETIERDWHLEGLAVRPVHRMHGHTGFLITTRRLAPGITAPLRKRRPAKGPEDPDEQPFGVERDHEWTPEEVGERVVSDKRLRRVRRSVTGEAPPPDMAPKPRDEHGRVIPDPQDDQGREPRDEL
- a CDS encoding DUF3054 domain-containing protein, whose amino-acid sequence is MRLPLFLLLDLVLVVVFSALGRRSHAEAVSLAGLLTTAWPFLVGVLVGWAGVLASRLPATSLRGGLPIWLTTVVVGMLLRVLTGAGTAFAFVLVAFTVLAIFLLLPRLIAQRSHHHPPVPPHPHH
- a CDS encoding M20/M25/M40 family metallo-hydrolase, with translation MDLTAARDYAREAMPRLLEDHATLVSHPSIAFPGYPREPMDAIAQDLLEMFRRNGVPEVELLDIPGGYPAIHAVVPGPEGSPTVTMYAHYDVQPCPESQEWHTDPWVATRKDDGRIYGRGTADCKAGVIAVLGTMGAFAGKPPVTVRLLIEGEEETASHIEEWVAANPEMVRSDAFIICDSGPAKVGVPSITTGLRGDVATTVTLTTLDNAVHSGLFGGAAPDALVGMIQLLSTMHDTDGNTIIEGLHSFEWQGAEVSEADLAASAGVKEGIGLQGTGPVASRLWSRPSATVIGLDMVPVDQCSNALVPSVRARISVRIAPGADMQHELDVVKEHLRKHAPYGATLEFSDDKMGSPFQGDSSGPITATALKALEEVYGTASAQVGSGGSIPLVTELLHASPGSEAILWGPEDEEKAKIHGPDESVDPAEIERIMLTQIRFLTEMGNRA